The Myxococcales bacterium DNA window CCGATCACCTGGCCACCGTGCACAGCAAGGCCGAGGCCGCGCGCGCGTCCGGCGTGGTGATCGAGCGCGACGTCTTGCTGGTGGAGGCGCGCCAGCTCGAGGCGCTGCAGGCCGCGGCCGACGCCGCCGCGGGCCTCGACGCGACCCGTCGCGGCCTGGCCGAGCTGACCGGCGCGCCGTTGACCGGCCGCTTCGAGGTCGCCGACCGGTGCGACGCCGCCCCGCCGGGCGACGCCGCCGCGCTGCACCGCCCCGAGCTCGCGGTGCTGACCGCGCAGCAGCGCCTCTTGACCGCGCAGGACGACGCCGAGGCCGCCACCGATCACCCCCGCGTCGCCGCGTTCGCGACCGGCGGCTACGGGCGCCCGGGGCTCAACGCCCTCGACGACGAGTTCGGCTTCTTCGCCATCGGCGGCGTCCAGGTCACCGTGCCGTTGACCTACCTGTACGCCGGCACCCGCCGCAAGGCGCGGCGGCAGCTCGCGGTGCAGCAGGCGCTCCTGGCGCGGTCGCGCGACGCGGTCGTCACCCAGGTCAACGTGCAGCTCGCGACCCAGCGGGCCGAGCTGACCCGGCTCGACGCCGCGCTCGTGATCGACGCGCAGCTCGTCGACGTGCGCGCCCGGGCCCGGGCCTACACCGAGACCCAGCTGGCGCTGGGCACCGCGACGATGACCGACCTCGTCAACGACCTCACCCAGGAAGACCTGGCCCGCAGCAAGCGGGTCGTGCACCAGGCCCAGCGCAGCCTCGCCTGCCACCAGCTCGCATTCATCGTAGGTGACCTATGATCGACCCGAAGCTCCGCCGCGCCGACCGCGCGGCCCTGGCCGTCGCCGCCGCGCTCGTCAGCCTGGTGGCCGCGTGCCGCGACCAGGGCCACCCCCACGACGCCAGCGGCGTGTTCGAGGCGCGCGAGACCATCATCGCCGCCGAGGTCGCCGGCCAGCTCCTGCAGATGCCGATCGAGGAGGGCCAGGAGCTCGCGGCCCAGGCCATCGCCGCCGAGATCGACTGCAGCCAGCTCGAGCTGCAGAAGGCCCAGCTGCGCGCGACCGACGCCGCGATCACCGAGCGGACCACCGAGGCCAAGCCCCAGCTCGACGTGCTGCGCGAGCAGCAGAAGGCCAGCGAGGCGCAGCTCGCGGTCCAGCAGGAGCAGGTGCGGGTCCTCGAGCGCGAGCGCGCGCGGTTCGCCGAGCTGGTCGCGGCCCAGGCCGCGCCGGCCAAGCAGCTCGCCGACCTCGAGGGGCAGCTCGCGATCCTCAAGCGCCAGCTGGCGTCGACCTCGAGCCAGATCGCGATCATCCGGCAGCAGCGGACCTCGTACGCCGCGCAGATCGACACGCAGAACCGGGCCTCGCAGAGCGAGCGCGAGCCGGCCCAGGCGCGGATCGCCCAGATCGAGCAGCAGATCAGCAAGTGCACGGTGGTCAACCCGGTCGCCGGCACGGTGCTGACCAAGTACGCCGAGCGGTACGAGTTCGCGACCCCGGGCAAGCCGCTGTACAAGATCGCCGACCTCACCAACATCGTCCTGCGCGCCTACATCACCGGCGATCAGCTCGGCCGCGTGAAGCTCAACCAGCCGGTGCGGGTCTTCATCGACGCCGGCCCCGGCGCCTTCCGCGAGCTGCCCGGCACGCTCATCTGGGTCGCGGACAAGGCCGAGTTCACGCCCAAGACCATCCAGACCAAGAGCGAGCGCTCGAACCTCGTCTACGCCGTCAAGATCCGCGTCGCCAACGACGGCACGCTCAAGATCGGGATGTACGGCGAGGTGGTGTTCTGACATGAGCGCGCCCGCGGCCTCGGTGATCGTCGACGGCGTCAGCAAGAGCTACGCCGCGGGCAAGGTGCCGGCGGTCGTCGACCTGTCGTTCACCGTCGCCCGCGGCGAGCTGTTCGGGCTGATCGGCCCCGACGGCGCCGGCAAGACCACGCTCCTGCGCATCCTGACCACGCTCGTGCTCGCCGATCGCGGCACCGCCTCGGTCGAGGGCCACGACGTCGTGCGCGACTTCAAGGCGATCCGCCGGATCGTCGGGTATATGCCCGGCCGGTTCTCGCTGTACCAGGACCTGTCGGTCGCCGAGAACCTGGCGTTCTTCGCGACCGTCTTCGGCACCACGGTCGACGCCAACTACCACCTGATCGCC harbors:
- a CDS encoding TolC family protein — translated: MRRVPAILLIALCVPLPAAPARADDGPPITLTALLDAGRRSHPTLAKEPLIARARAISQAQLDQAYLPRLTLAGQATWQSEVTAIAIPLPGVTITPPAKDQYKVTLELAQSLWDGGVVAGQQRVAARRADVETAKVELEWYQVRERILQLYYAGVVQQELAHQAETLADHLATVHSKAEAARASGVVIERDVLLVEARQLEALQAAADAAAGLDATRRGLAELTGAPLTGRFEVADRCDAAPPGDAAALHRPELAVLTAQQRLLTAQDDAEAATDHPRVAAFATGGYGRPGLNALDDEFGFFAIGGVQVTVPLTYLYAGTRRKARRQLAVQQALLARSRDAVVTQVNVQLATQRAELTRLDAALVIDAQLVDVRARARAYTETQLALGTATMTDLVNDLTQEDLARSKRVVHQAQRSLACHQLAFIVGDL
- a CDS encoding HlyD family efflux transporter periplasmic adaptor subunit, whose amino-acid sequence is MIDPKLRRADRAALAVAAALVSLVAACRDQGHPHDASGVFEARETIIAAEVAGQLLQMPIEEGQELAAQAIAAEIDCSQLELQKAQLRATDAAITERTTEAKPQLDVLREQQKASEAQLAVQQEQVRVLERERARFAELVAAQAAPAKQLADLEGQLAILKRQLASTSSQIAIIRQQRTSYAAQIDTQNRASQSEREPAQARIAQIEQQISKCTVVNPVAGTVLTKYAERYEFATPGKPLYKIADLTNIVLRAYITGDQLGRVKLNQPVRVFIDAGPGAFRELPGTLIWVADKAEFTPKTIQTKSERSNLVYAVKIRVANDGTLKIGMYGEVVF